Below is a window of Rattus rattus isolate New Zealand chromosome X, Rrattus_CSIRO_v1, whole genome shotgun sequence DNA.
TCATTATATATGTAAAAGATTGTATACTACATTAGTAAAAACCATGCAAATTAGATGAGCACTGGAGGACCTTAGCTAAGGCATTACCAGACCACAATCTTTTAGTCATCTTACCTTGGACACATAGTAGCGATTGACACCAGAGATGCGTCTATCGCGTTCCATCAAATACCATTGGTAATGAACTCGAGCAACTCTCTTTTCCTTCAAATAAAGGACAATGCAGTTAATAAATATAAGTGATCCAGTAAAAAGATATATCCAACGGTTTTTCTTAAATGATACCCTAGAGGCTAAAGAGATAGTTCACTGGTTAAGAGACTCTGCCTGCTATTCCTGGGTGCTCAACTGCCTTCCCAGCACcaatttggtgggttttttttttttttggtggggggttGAGTGTCATAACTGCAAGTCCAGGAGAGACAAAATACCCTCTTCTATTCTTCATGGGTGCACACAGATAgcagcagacacacatacataactaATAAATATTTACCAAAAGAAATGGTTCACTAGAAAAGTAGAATTCTCCTtaaaacaaaagctaacacaAAGCTAAAAATCttctaaataaaaatcaaaccgCGGGTAACTGACTTCTCAGATTTCCTCtcccttttttggttgggggaggggaccaACACCATTGATTTGGTTTCTTTGTCCTCTTCTCTAtctcaactttttcttttttttttttttttttgagacagggtctcactgtagttGAGGCTTTCCTGGACTTGACTGCTctttgctcctgcagaggacttgATTCGTGGCACCCACTTCTGGTGGCTCCTAACCTCCTTTAACAACAGTTCCAAGAGACCCGGGGACCTCTCTTGATCTCCGCGGGCACCTGCACTCAAGTGCACAAATACATCCACCAAATCAACTAAAAACTGTCCACAAGGAGATGAATGACGGGAAGGAGCGGGAACGCGActacctttctcctctgcctAGGAATTAGGGCCTAACTCCTTGTAATCTACCTTGCTAACTGCCAAATAGATATTTTGCCTTCTTGGACTACTCCTCCTCAGCCGAAAACTAGCTACGGTTTACTAAAGTAAAAGGTGGAATCCCAAGTCTCCGCTTTCAGGCAACATTAAGAGAAGGACCCCCTTAGATAGCTTCGCCTTCACTGAATGACAGCGAATCCAAGCGGCCACCGTCCCCCACCGTAAATGGCCACTGTCCCCCACCGTCCCTAGAGGAACTCTCGAGTCCGCAAAGCCAACCCGCGGCCGAGTTGGCCGCCTTACCTTGCCCCCGTTGGTGAACTTGTGGATGTACGTAGTGGACACCCCGGGGATGACCAGGCACACCCCCATAATGGCTAGGCCAGGGAGAATCTCGAACCACATCTCCTCACCGTTACACACACCAATCCGTCACCGTCACCGGCTCCTCAAAAGGGGCACCGGGGGCTCGCCCGCCTCTTCCGGCAGCACGCGAGGGGCGGCAGCCCCGTACCGCTCAGGAGGCGACGGCCAGTGAGGGCCCAAAAAGTAACTGGCGTTCGCGGTCTGGCAAGCGTTCCCCGGCGGTGTATTTTTTTAACCCCCTCTTGTCCGATTCACTGCAGCAGAGACCACCAAGAGGTGTGACGACCGGAAGCGGTCCCGTAGGTCACAGCAGTTTCAGAACTCGGGGTTCTCTAATGGCGGAGCAACTTTCTCCAGGGAATTCTACCGGTAAGGTGTGCACTTTTCTCTTCAAAAAGCCTGGCCGGAAAGGAACGGCTGGCCGCCGAAAGCGCCCGCTCTGTGATGAGGGGTCCGGGgacagcggcagcagcagcgaCGAAAGCAGCGCTGTGGTCCGCCCCGAGAAGAAGCAGGCTACCCACAACCCGATGGTACAGAAGACGCGTGGCAGCGCTAAACAGAAGACAAACTACGGCGGTTTGAGTAGTGAGGATGAGAATGAACCTGAGGGTCTTGGCGTGACCTACAAGTCTACCCGTTCAGCAAAACCCGTAGGGCCCGAAGATATGGGGGCGACCGCTGTCTATGAACTGGACACTGAGAAGGAACGAGATGCACAGTCCATCTTTGAGCGgagccagaagatccaggaggagctgaggggcaAGGAAGATGACAAGATCTATCGGGGAATCAATAATTATCAGAAATACGTGAAGCCCAAGGATACATCTATGGGCAATGCTTCCTCCGGGATGGTGAGGAAAGGCCCCATCCGAGCCCCTGAGCATCTACGTGCCACCGTGCGCTGGGATTACCAGCCCGACATCTGCAAGGACTACAAGGAGACTGGATTCTGCGGCTTCGGGGACAGCTGCAAATTCCTTCATGACCGTTCAGATTACAAGCACGGGTGGCAGATCGAACGTGAGCTTGATGAGGGTCGCTATGGCGTCTATGAGGATGAAAACTATGAAGTGGGAAGCGATGATGAGGAAATACCATTCAAATGTTTCATCTGTCGCCAGACCTTCCAAAATCCAGTTGTTACCAAGTGTAGGCATTATTTCTGCGAGAGCTGTGCACTGCAGCATTTCCGCACCACCTCGCGCTGCTATGTCTGTGACCAGCAGACCAATGGCGTTTTCAATCCAGCGAAAGAATTGATTGCTAAACTTGGAAAGCATCGAGCTGAAGCAGAGGGTGCTGCCTCTGATTTCCTAGAAGACCCAGAGGAGAGTCCAGTTTCCATTATTTAGATTTTCCGTAATCCCCagccttaaaataaatattttgttgtttcttaaagtcttttggtatctttctttcttttttaaaggggaGTGGCAGAGAAGGCAGGCGATGGAGTAGCGCTCCAGAGGGAAAGTTTCAAGATAGGTATTATCTGGAATTTTAGCCCTGAAATAAATATTCCACTGGTGAGTATTTGCAGAGCCCTATTGCATAAGTTATGTGGATGGGAGaagttcattgaaaaaaaaaaagctaggattTACTTGAGGCAACCAAAGTTGTGATGACGTCAAGAACTGAACCTATTTATTATATCACATTTTAATACTTTAGAAATTTAATGTTGAATGTGTTAACAGGAACAAGTGCtgttttaaaatgcacatttgGAGGGAGGGCTTGAGTTGGTTCTCGATCGCTTGGAGAGTGTTTCTGGCAATCTTTGGACAGTTGTCCATGCTCTCCTTGAAGCACCCATAGGTAGCCCCCATTTCCACAGATGATGGGAATGCTCTCTGATAAGTTGACCAATATGCAAGATATTATTCTCATGTGGCTGTCAAGTGCTTGAAATGTGCACGTGGCCACTGAATTGGATGTTGCACTTAACTGAATTTGTGAACTTGGAGATGGCAGAAAGCCTAATGCTTTATCATCTGTAATCTGAAACTATCCCTGTCCTCATAGATTCCAATAGGACTAATCACACCACGTTAAAATTAGTGTACCCCTATTCACAATTGTTTGGGAACCAGCTTAGTGCTTGGTATATGCTAAGAAACCAATAAGCGGAAAACGTTTTAagacacaggatttagctccaatTCCACACTGAAGGATTTTAAGGTGTATTCTGTAGGTAATGGGGAGATGAAAATAACAAATGCATTTGGTTAACATTTCTGAGATGCAGGGAGGACAGGCCAGATGAGCAgtaatattttaatgataaaacTTGGCTTGGGTGGATATAAGAAAACAGACGGAAGTATACGTTGAGTTAAAGGGGTCTTTAGTCATGTTTATTAATCCGTTTAAAGAGATTCTTTGAACAGACCTTCTTAAGCACAGTGTTTATGATAGAGCCTAATATCAATGAATAAAATAGGCACAGGTCCAACTTCATAGAGCCATTCAGAGAGTAGCAAAGGTGGTGAGTATGGGAAAAGAGTATACTGGGTTGATCGCAGAATTAACGGAATCGCTTGGGCCGtgatatggctcagtgagtggaAGCCCCTGCTGTCCCACCTGACCACTGAATTGGACCCACACAGGGGAGGGACAGAGTTGCCTCTCAGAGGTTGTCTTCGGATCTTTAAGTACACACAGAGAATATAGTAAATAGAATGCAAAGGGGAAAATAAGAACGAACGCCAACCCTAGGGTTGAGGGAAGATGGTTCAGTACAAGAGCAACTGCCTGGAATACCCAAGGTGGGAGCTAGGGAGGGGGAGAATTGAACACCTGCCGAGGAGGTGTTTACAGACATGAAATCACCCTTTTCTTGAGagttatttggtgtgtgtgtgcttaagtATATGAGGGCATCATGTGTGTATACAGTCtttgaaagtcagaagagggcattagatcaccCCAAACTGGAATCAGGGCAATAATGAGTTCATACGCGATCCTTTGTGTGAATAGCAAAGGCTTTTAACTGCGGAATCAACTCAAAAGCCCCACGAACTCACATGACTAGGACGGATTCTGTAGTACATGTAACTGAGGTCTATGAGCAGTTTCCTAGAAAGGGTGTTTGAGAACATGAAGAAAAGTAGCATTTAAGAGATGAGCGGAAGTAATAgttaaacaggaaagaaaagaggatattgtagagaaaaaaaaacttttgcaaggcaaagggggaaaaatgaaCACAACATGGCCAAGGAGGTAATGGGTAAGTGGTGCTTGCTGGGGAAAGCTTGGGACCCGATTCAAATCTAAGCACCCAGCTATAAACTGGCTTGTGATTGCATACCCCTCAGCTTTATGGAACAgaagcaaaaaacccaaaagcactGAGAGATGGCCATATGACAGAGGTCTGCAGTTTGCCCAGTGAACTGACTTTTGGGATCACTGGAactcatgtaaaaaaaaagttacagtgGTGTTTGAATCTCAATAGTTCTATAATggaatgggaggtggagacagaagaatcctCCTGAAGCTGAGGGCCAGCTAAACTGAAGAACACAGAGCAACAAACGAGAGctaccctgcctcaaaagcaagACAGGGAGGCTGAAAACgcagttcagcagttaagagtgcttactatTCCAGAGGACCCGCATAAGGCAGTTCACAgctgccagtaactccagctccagaggattagtgccctcttctggcctgccgGTGTTTAGACCGCTCTACACAAGCATTGCTGTGCTTGTGTGCTACCACACAGAAACACGTGCTGCCACACagaagcaagcacacacatacacagaaatgaaTGTCTTTAAAAGATGGAGACTAATACTTCAGTATGCCAcccctcaaacacacatacattaaatcaatcaatcaataaatgaatgTAAGTTTTGAAAGGCTGAagagagccagcaagatggcttggaAGGTATAGAGGCTTGCAATCCAACCTGAATCAGATGTACCAATCCTTTTGGTAAAGGGAAAGGCCTTCGCATGAACACCATAACAAGCCACCCCATCCTCGGCAcacaaataataagtaaatatagtTTAACTATTTAGTAGTGGTGAGCAATAGAGAAAACCACTGGACATCAAATTCtgatggaaatacacacacacacacacacacacacactagtatgTACTGTAGTAAAAAATAGCTGGGTATGGATAGatagagaaacattgtctcaaaaaaaaaataagccttttttttttttagagctcaAAGAACTCAAATCAGAAAGGTGCTTCACACAAGCATGGGgcacctgagtttgagccccagaacccatgcagcATGGTAGCATGCAAGGTAACCCACACTAGGAAGGTAGAGACAAACCTTGAAGTGAGCCCAGTCAGTCAGTGTGAACTTAGGAGAGCCCCAAGTTCTgtcagagatcctgtcttaaattAACATGGTAGGTGACTTGTGGGGAACAACAAATCAAGGTTAACTTACTACCTACAcataataataaagacaataataaagccaaaatatttaaactattttatctatttattatatgtacaaatatcttacgtgtatgtatgtatgtatgtatgtatgtataccatgttcATGTAGTGtctgagaggccagagagagcatTAGATTCCCTCGGATTGAAGCTACTGATGGTCGTTAGgtaccttgtgggtgctgggaattgaatctgggtcctccagaagaggactagtgcttttaaccacagtgCAATCTCTCCTGCCCAAACTAATGTTTTCTTGGTTAAGTTTTTAAACTAGGGCTGCTGAGATGTTTTAGTGTGTAAAGGGCCTTCTGTCAAACCTGATGCTCTTGGTTCCATTTTTAGAACATACTTGATGGAAGGAGATGGGTGCCTCCTAATGGGATGTTtgacccacacatacacattgacCACGGACATCGGGATAAcgccaccaccacacacacacacacacacacacacacacacacacacacacacacgatttttaAGGGATGGTAAGATGTCTCCACAAGTAAAtcttgaggacctgagtcccaTCCTCCAACCACCaggcagaaagaaaatgtttattctttagCTTTGCTCTCCCACTTCCTTGCCCTGGCAAACaaacagatatgcacacacacagcaaaggtattttttttaattattaaatttatttatcagGGATGTATGGACACCGCATCATTCACATGGAGGTTAGAGCACATGCCATGGGAGTTTATTCTGACCTTGCATGTGGTCCCAGTGGTCAAACTTAGGCTATCAGTTttggtggcaagagcctttacccattgagccatcttgccagccagcCCAGTAAATGGATTTTTTAACGCTTTTTAAAGGGCCAGTGGAATGTGCTGACCAGTACAGGTAGTTACCTGCTACCAAGTCTGAACATTAGTGTTTGATTTTGGGACCCACGCAGTCTGAGGATTGAGCTGATGTGGCTGAAATATCTTCTAATCCAAGGGCTTCATTTACCTGGATCCATGCGTATGGACACATACCAACTAAGTCAAAGAATGAATTAAgaaatcattatatttttatttttgtgcttaTGTAttatgtacaccacatgcacGTATAATAACTGCAGAGGCCAGAATGGGGTGTCGGATCTCCCGGAACTAGAGTTATACAGATGATTGTCAAGTGCCACATGGTTACTGGGATCCCAAGATGGGTGGAGATGGTAGAAAGTAGAAACATTGTCCCAGACAATGAAACTATTAACATTAAGGGTTCATTGGCCCTGACCCTTCCGCTTTCTGCCTCTACATCCTTCTGAGTCTGTGTTTTGCCCATAGGTTTGAATACAGAGACATGTCAAAACCTCACTGCCCTCAGACCTGTACCAGGGAACCGAGGAAGACGAGCACAGAGAGGTAATAGCTAACATGAACGAAGACCTACATTCCATCTTGACCTTTGCACACCGATGCCCACTCTAAGTGTGTGGTTGtactggagagaggaaagatatGAAAGTTGATCTTTTGAGATAGGAATAGAGATTACAGCTCCCTGCTGTTGGATCTCCTAGTTACGAGAAACGAGAGGAGTTTTCATTGCAAAAACTTGGGGTTGTGGAACAGAGGCTTCCCTGCGCGCATGgatgaatacatatatgtattcctCTCAAGGAATGCACAGTAGGAAAATGTAATCCAATGGCTATAATGTTAAACTTCGAGAAATTCCTTACGAAAGATTCTGGCTTTGGGGGAACAGGGAGAACCTGAGGAATCAGACCTCCAATGTCACAGAAAGAAACCCTGGGCCTACTATCCAGAAGAAATTGTGTCCCCTTTAGGTCTCCAGACCTTTGGGTCCTAACAAAACTCTTCTATCCAGGCCAAATCTCCAACCAACTTTCCCTTCCAGAGAAACTATTTCACTCAACACACCTGGAACCAGAGCCCCACCTCCTGCTCTTCAGGAAGCTGGAGGATTCCTATCCCTACTTTCCACACTTGACAAGGTCCACCACTTAGTGAATCAGCTAGGATTTCTGGTTATGTTATGGTGGGGGTAGTTAATCCCCCCCATACTACTGTCAGTCTATTGGCCGACAAGGCTTGTGACCAGGAGCAACCCAAATTAATGTTAAGGGACTTAAAAAAAGGCTGGAACTTGTCTAATCTACAAAATCTTTAAATCTACACATTTCCCCTTATTTCTGATGCCTGCTATTCTGCCTTTGGGTTAACTCATCTGGACAACAGCGATATATACGAAACACGTGAGACTACCTGCTGGGCATGGTTTGACTAAATGTGCCTCTTCTGATGCTTGATGAAATGAGAAACTCCTTTTATGCACCTTTTGCTTAGATATATCTATATaatgggggaaaggagagaatatattttaatatggatCCTGGactagaaagaaatagaaataaataaagaaagaaagaataaattaataaagaaagaatagaaaaaaatagctaTGCCTGTCCTCATTCCACTCCTGGCTGGCGCGGCATAGCCAGCTCAATAGTCACAGGAGCCTCAGCCTTCGTCGTGGGGGTTGAAAATTTTAAGGAACGAAGTAGACAGGTAGATGAGGACCCAGAGGTACCAAAAGATTCCAATTCTGGATGAGAACAACAGTTAACTCTCTTTCAGAAGTGGTTCCAAAACATCAGAGGCTTAGACTTATTTCTCACGAGACAAGGACTGTGTATGGGTTTGGAAGAAACCCGTTGTCTCTATGTTAATCGAGCAGGAGTAATTGAAAAGCAAAATCTGGCCATATTTGGGGGAAAACCTCGGAAAGATATCGGTACAAATCCATGAATCAGATAATTGGTACCATTTCTCTTGGTCCCCTGGCTAACTGCCCTGCTATCAGGACTGACTGGACCTTTAATTCTCACCCTAATTGGATTAATGTTGTGGTCCTTCATCTTAAATCCCATGGCCAACTGTGTACAACAAAGGAGTAAGTCAGTCAAATTAGTGGTTCTTAGTACCTACCACACCCCTTTAGAGTAGGTTGAGTCCATAATTTGACTCATTAACTAAGACTGGTGGGGAATATCATAGGCCCCCAGGCCTTAGCACAATGACCTCTTTCAGACcataaaactcagcacatagtactacctgccaaaataaaaacagagacctaatccatcaaagtctgtagttctgggaaagtctttaAATGGACTGACCTCGGGGTTgacttctgtagttctgcttctgggtaACTGTTCTTCTTAACTAAAGTACACCAATCCAAGACATGGTTTTTGCATTTAAAAACTCATCCTGAGAGAGGCTCAGTGCTATGCCAGGATCCTAATCACCCAGTGTAGCAGCCTACCAGAGAAtaaagactttctgttgttttaaatccATATCTGATAGTCTTCTCTGGTGAGTACCTCAAAACAccagtaaaataaacaaataaaagtggtaaaaatatgaaagaaaaactgAGTCATTTGAGTCAGAAGGACGGCATCTGGAGtgtaggagttcaaggccagcttgggtaaTATAGAAAGAGtgttacaagaaaaaaataacaagactAACATTCTTGTTAGACATTCTGACATTTGTGTTACCACTGTGTCAACTGTGTACAAATGCCAGCTCTGACTACCTGTTTCGATTTCAGATAAAAAACGTACTCACTTCTGCACCTCTGACTgacagaatgttttttttttttcttattagtttAATGAGAGCAGCCCGTGTTTCTTACATTGTtaccaaggaggaagaggaacaagaaggCTGGTACAGGCAGCAAGTGGGACTGAGCTTACAAAAGTTGAGTCCTAAGGAAGCTCAGATCTGAGAAAAAGAGCCATTTAAACCTAACACAGATCCAATCTTGTGTGTAATATGGGGACATTCAGTTTCCATTAGCTTTTACTCTACGTCATGACTATGGAACTAACCAGGAAAAGACGTGAATGACACCCAAAGGACAGGCAGGAATCTGGATTGTGGAAACAGAGGTTGACAGAATGGAGGTTagggaaatttatttatttatttatttagtgccaAGAGTGGCCAACTTACAGCCCATAAACTGCATGTATCTCAAGAAAGCTACCAACACATTTGTAGATGACAACACCAGGTTACAACATCAGCAGTTTGCACATACTGGACACagttggcctcgaacttgctatgGAGTAGAGGTGGGCCTCA
It encodes the following:
- the Ndufa1 gene encoding NADH dehydrogenase [ubiquinone] 1 alpha subcomplex subunit 1, with the protein product MWFEILPGLAIMGVCLVIPGVSTTYIHKFTNGGKEKRVARVHYQWYLMERDRRISGVNRYYVSKGLENID
- the Rnf113a gene encoding E3 ubiquitin-protein ligase RNF113A — protein: MAEQLSPGNSTGKVCTFLFKKPGRKGTAGRRKRPLCDEGSGDSGSSSDESSAVVRPEKKQATHNPMVQKTRGSAKQKTNYGGLSSEDENEPEGLGVTYKSTRSAKPVGPEDMGATAVYELDTEKERDAQSIFERSQKIQEELRGKEDDKIYRGINNYQKYVKPKDTSMGNASSGMVRKGPIRAPEHLRATVRWDYQPDICKDYKETGFCGFGDSCKFLHDRSDYKHGWQIERELDEGRYGVYEDENYEVGSDDEEIPFKCFICRQTFQNPVVTKCRHYFCESCALQHFRTTSRCYVCDQQTNGVFNPAKELIAKLGKHRAEAEGAASDFLEDPEESPVSII